One region of Permianibacter fluminis genomic DNA includes:
- a CDS encoding sugar-transfer associated ATP-grasp domain-containing protein, producing the protein MFNDSKPPRFMQPMNFATLVALARWHAARDGIPAWRQILEAITLRLLRGHSIQYYYFARCYRRSLRWQEKWHHFSIPEYDRLCDRLNPHRATFRFKTIQKCLFLQTGIPTPHLIGYLHTNEGWSSTGQRLCDANDLSTVLAGYVGSDIIIKDAHGSGGEDCHAFTVVGNGAEILLRSGRQANLQPTSSIFSLLASHKHGYLIESRFEQHPQLAALNESSVNTIRVLVARAARDIKVVGAFLRVGSPGALVDNTAAGGLIVKLDEQRGVPLEITTGDLCRRQYSQFPGTELRCADVQLPFWQETLQLAVETLRRLPETGIAGLDIAIGIDGPAVLEINTNSPSILGFASFDKPGRMIFKTLDLPLN; encoded by the coding sequence ATGTTCAACGACAGTAAACCTCCGAGATTTATGCAACCGATGAATTTCGCTACATTGGTCGCGCTGGCTCGCTGGCATGCGGCTCGTGACGGCATTCCGGCTTGGCGCCAGATCCTGGAAGCAATCACTTTGCGCCTGCTGCGAGGGCACTCGATTCAGTACTATTATTTTGCACGATGCTATCGTCGCTCTTTGCGCTGGCAGGAAAAATGGCATCACTTCAGCATTCCAGAATATGACCGACTGTGCGACAGACTGAACCCGCACCGAGCCACATTTCGGTTTAAAACCATCCAAAAATGCCTGTTCTTGCAGACCGGAATTCCGACGCCACACCTCATTGGCTATCTGCATACAAACGAGGGATGGTCCAGCACCGGCCAGCGCCTTTGTGATGCCAACGATCTTTCTACAGTTTTGGCTGGGTACGTGGGCAGCGACATCATCATCAAGGACGCCCACGGCAGTGGTGGCGAAGACTGCCATGCTTTCACCGTGGTGGGGAATGGTGCTGAAATTTTGTTGCGAAGCGGTCGGCAGGCGAATCTGCAACCGACCAGTTCAATTTTTAGTTTGCTGGCAAGTCATAAACATGGCTACCTCATCGAATCACGCTTCGAACAACACCCGCAGCTAGCTGCGTTGAATGAAAGCTCGGTGAATACCATTCGGGTACTTGTGGCAAGGGCCGCTCGCGATATCAAGGTTGTGGGCGCTTTCTTGCGGGTCGGCAGCCCGGGCGCATTGGTCGACAACACAGCTGCCGGGGGTCTCATTGTGAAGCTGGATGAGCAGCGTGGTGTACCACTGGAAATTACGACTGGAGACCTTTGTCGCCGTCAGTACTCGCAATTTCCGGGTACCGAACTGCGCTGCGCGGATGTTCAATTGCCATTTTGGCAAGAGACGCTGCAACTGGCAGTAGAAACCTTGCGTCGACTGCCGGAGACGGGCATTGCCGGATTAGACATCGCAATCGGCATTGACGGTCCAGCGGTTCTTGAAATCAATACCAATAGTCCGTCCATTCTGGGATTTGCCTCTTTTGATAAGCCCGGCCGCATGATTTTCAAAACCTTGGACCTGCCGCTCAACTGA